From one Variovorax sp. PBL-H6 genomic stretch:
- a CDS encoding quinone-dependent dihydroorotate dehydrogenase encodes MSLLLPSSLYTLARPFLFGFDPEHAHELTLDALARTQNTPLACAYAAPRVDDRLTLAGLRFPNRIGLAAGLDKNARCIDAFAAMGFGFVEVGTVTPKAQPGNPKPRMFRLPQRDALINRLGFNNEGLDAFVANVQRARFRRDAGKAPMLLGLNIGKNAATPIERAVDDYLVCLDGVYPHADYVTINISSPNTANLRSLQSDQALDALLGAVADKREALAQRHGKRVPLFVKIAPDLQEAQVQVIAATLRRHGMDGVIATNTTLAREAVAGLPHADEAGGLSGAPVREASNRVIGQLRSALGADFPIIGVGGVLSGADAEAKIAAGADLVQIYTGLIYKGPALVRQAAQALRRRGR; translated from the coding sequence ATGTCCCTGCTGCTGCCCTCCTCGCTTTACACGCTCGCCCGACCTTTCCTCTTCGGTTTCGACCCTGAGCACGCCCACGAGCTGACACTCGATGCGCTGGCGCGCACCCAGAATACACCGCTCGCCTGTGCCTACGCCGCTCCGCGGGTGGACGACCGCCTGACGCTGGCGGGGCTGCGTTTTCCAAACCGGATCGGCCTGGCCGCAGGACTGGACAAGAACGCCCGCTGCATCGACGCCTTCGCTGCCATGGGCTTCGGCTTCGTCGAGGTCGGCACCGTGACGCCGAAAGCGCAGCCCGGCAATCCCAAGCCGCGCATGTTCAGGCTGCCGCAACGCGACGCCCTCATCAACAGGCTGGGATTCAACAACGAAGGCCTGGACGCCTTCGTGGCCAATGTGCAGCGCGCACGTTTCCGGCGCGATGCCGGCAAGGCGCCGATGCTGCTGGGCCTCAACATCGGCAAGAACGCTGCGACGCCCATCGAACGCGCCGTCGACGACTACCTGGTCTGCCTGGACGGCGTGTACCCGCATGCCGACTACGTGACGATCAACATCTCGAGCCCCAACACGGCCAATCTGCGCTCGCTGCAGAGCGACCAGGCGCTCGATGCGCTGCTTGGCGCCGTCGCCGACAAGCGCGAGGCGCTGGCGCAGCGCCACGGCAAGCGGGTACCGTTGTTCGTGAAAATCGCGCCGGATCTTCAAGAAGCGCAGGTCCAGGTGATTGCTGCCACGCTGCGCCGGCACGGCATGGATGGCGTGATCGCCACCAACACCACGCTGGCACGCGAAGCCGTCGCCGGCCTGCCGCATGCGGACGAGGCCGGTGGCCTTTCTGGAGCGCCGGTGCGAGAGGCCAGCAACCGGGTGATCGGGCAACTGCGATCGGCCCTGGGCGCCGATTTCCCGATCATCGGGGTCGGCGGGGTGCTCAGCGGGGCCGATGCCGAGGCCAAGATCGCCGCTGGCGCCGACCTCGTGCAGATCTACACGGGCCTGATCTACAAGGGGCCTGCGTTGGTGCGCCAGGCTGCCCAGGCACTGCGCCGGCGTGGCCGCTGA
- a CDS encoding NAD(P)/FAD-dependent oxidoreductase, protein MDEIDCAVIGAGVVGLAVARALALAGREVIVLEAEGAIGTGTSSRNSEVIHAGIYYPEGSLKARLCVEGKQMLYEYLAQRGLPHRRCGKLIVATTPAQVPELSGIAVKAAANGVHDLIMLTREQARAMEPQLACVAALHSPSTGIVDSHALMLSLQGDLESAGGMLALKSPVARAQCGSGAIVLVAEDGTMLRCRSVVNAAGLVAPALARRFEGLPASAVPPSYFAKGNYFTLAGRAPFSRLIYPVPEAAGLGVHLTLDLGGQAKFGPDVEWVDSPGDLVVDPRRGEGFYAEVRKYWPALEDGALIPGYAGIRPKISGPGEPPRDFLIEGPAAHGVPGLVNLFGIESPGLTSSLAIGSHVAALLP, encoded by the coding sequence ATGGACGAAATCGATTGCGCCGTCATTGGTGCCGGCGTTGTGGGCTTGGCGGTTGCGCGTGCACTCGCCCTTGCAGGCCGTGAGGTGATCGTGCTGGAAGCCGAGGGTGCGATCGGCACCGGCACGAGTTCACGCAACAGCGAGGTGATTCACGCCGGTATCTACTACCCCGAGGGCTCGCTCAAGGCACGCCTGTGCGTAGAGGGCAAGCAGATGCTCTACGAGTACCTGGCACAGCGCGGGCTGCCGCATCGCCGTTGCGGCAAGCTCATCGTCGCCACGACACCGGCGCAGGTTCCGGAGCTGAGCGGGATTGCCGTCAAGGCTGCCGCCAATGGCGTTCACGACCTGATCATGCTGACGCGCGAGCAGGCGCGTGCGATGGAGCCGCAACTGGCGTGCGTTGCCGCGCTGCATTCGCCGAGCACGGGCATCGTCGACAGCCATGCGTTGATGCTGAGTTTGCAGGGCGATCTGGAGAGTGCCGGCGGCATGTTGGCGCTAAAGTCGCCAGTGGCTCGCGCTCAATGCGGCAGCGGAGCCATTGTCCTCGTCGCAGAGGACGGAACCATGCTGCGCTGTCGCAGTGTCGTCAATGCTGCCGGCCTGGTCGCACCGGCGCTCGCGCGGCGCTTCGAGGGGCTCCCCGCGAGCGCCGTCCCGCCGTCCTATTTCGCCAAGGGCAACTACTTCACGCTGGCCGGCCGAGCGCCCTTCAGCCGCCTGATCTACCCCGTGCCAGAAGCTGCCGGGCTGGGCGTGCATCTGACCCTCGACCTCGGAGGCCAGGCCAAGTTCGGCCCCGACGTCGAGTGGGTCGACTCCCCTGGCGATCTGGTGGTCGATCCGCGGCGCGGCGAAGGCTTCTATGCCGAGGTGCGCAAGTACTGGCCAGCCCTGGAAGATGGGGCGCTCATTCCGGGCTATGCCGGCATTCGGCCCAAGATATCCGGCCCGGGGGAGCCGCCCCGCGATTTCCTGATCGAGGGCCCCGCTGCGCACGGCGTCCCAGGCCTGGTCAATCTCTTCGGCATCGAGTCGCCGGGGCTCACCAGCAGTCTCGCGATCGGAAGCCATGTGGCGGCTTTGCTGCCCTAG
- a CDS encoding glycine zipper domain-containing protein: MTASSNLEAAANAVAEDIASDVRGVLSSKELDALPHIKALRQRIDSKLAIARELAAEKSKLAAKKAREAATTANAYAHDEPWQIAGAALAVGVLVGLLLGRR; this comes from the coding sequence ATGACTGCATCCTCCAACCTCGAAGCGGCGGCGAATGCCGTGGCGGAAGACATCGCCAGCGACGTCCGCGGCGTGCTTTCCAGCAAGGAACTCGACGCCCTGCCGCACATCAAGGCCTTGCGCCAGCGCATCGACAGCAAGCTGGCCATTGCGCGTGAACTCGCCGCCGAGAAGAGCAAGCTTGCGGCCAAGAAGGCGCGCGAGGCGGCCACCACGGCCAATGCCTACGCCCACGACGAACCTTGGCAGATCGCCGGCGCGGCACTGGCGGTGGGCGTGCTGGTGGGGCTGCTGCTTGGCCGCCGCTGA
- the folD gene encoding bifunctional methylenetetrahydrofolate dehydrogenase/methenyltetrahydrofolate cyclohydrolase FolD: MTAQLIDGNALAARTRADVSRRVQALKARGVTPGLAVILVGEDPASQVYVRHKVKDSEEAGLHSVLERHPATLSEADLLARIDALNKDPAIHGILVQLPLPRHIDAARVIESISPAKDVDGFHVASAGALVTGQPGFWPCTPYGCMKMLESIGYELRGKHAVVIGRSNIVGKPMALMLLAKSATVTICHSATPDLGAFTRQADVVVAAVGKRNVLTADMVKPGAVIIDVGMNRNDEGKLCGDVDFAAVREVAGWITPVPGGVGPMTRAMLLVNTLEAAERT, translated from the coding sequence ATGACAGCTCAATTGATCGACGGCAATGCGCTGGCGGCCCGCACCCGGGCCGATGTTTCGCGCCGTGTGCAAGCGCTCAAGGCGCGGGGCGTCACCCCGGGGCTTGCGGTGATCCTGGTGGGCGAGGACCCGGCCAGCCAGGTCTACGTGCGCCACAAGGTCAAGGATAGCGAGGAAGCGGGCCTGCATTCGGTGCTGGAGCGTCATCCGGCCACGCTGTCCGAAGCCGACCTGCTCGCGCGTATCGATGCGCTCAACAAGGACCCGGCCATCCACGGCATCCTGGTGCAATTGCCGCTGCCCAGGCACATCGACGCGGCCCGCGTCATCGAATCGATCTCCCCCGCCAAGGACGTGGACGGCTTCCACGTCGCCAGCGCCGGAGCGCTGGTGACTGGCCAGCCGGGCTTCTGGCCCTGCACGCCCTACGGCTGCATGAAGATGCTGGAATCCATCGGCTACGAGCTGCGGGGCAAGCACGCGGTGGTGATCGGCCGCAGCAACATCGTGGGCAAGCCGATGGCGCTGATGCTGCTGGCCAAGAGCGCCACCGTCACCATCTGCCACAGCGCCACGCCAGACCTCGGTGCCTTCACGCGGCAGGCGGATGTGGTGGTCGCAGCGGTCGGCAAGCGCAATGTGCTCACGGCGGACATGGTCAAACCAGGCGCTGTGATCATCGACGTGGGCATGAACCGCAACGACGAAGGCAAACTCTGCGGCGACGTCGACTTCGCGGCCGTGCGCGAAGTGGCGGGCTGGATCACGCCGGTGCCGGGCGGCGTCGGCCCGATGACCCGCGCGATGCTGCTCGTCAACACGCTCGAAGCAGCCGAGCGCACTTGA
- the rpiA gene encoding ribose-5-phosphate isomerase RpiA, with the protein MNSPASAPAPSQDEQKAQVGRAALAHVGRGDIVGVGTGSTVNKFIDALATIKDDIRGAVSSSVASTERLRALGIPVFDSNEVEELAVYIDGADEIDGRGYMIKGGGAALTREKIVAAQSRRFICIADASKRVNTLGAFPLPVEVIPMAARRVIRQFARLGGVAQVREKDGVALVTDNGQHIIDVTGLRITDPLGFESEVNQWPGVVTVGVFAHQRANICLLGTASGVQTLRFD; encoded by the coding sequence ATGAATTCCCCCGCTTCCGCTCCGGCGCCGTCCCAGGATGAGCAGAAGGCGCAGGTCGGCCGCGCCGCACTCGCCCATGTAGGGCGAGGAGACATCGTCGGCGTCGGGACCGGGTCGACGGTGAACAAGTTCATCGACGCGCTGGCCACCATCAAGGACGACATCCGCGGTGCGGTGTCCAGCTCGGTGGCATCGACCGAGCGCCTGCGGGCGCTGGGCATCCCGGTATTCGACAGCAACGAGGTCGAGGAGCTCGCCGTCTACATCGACGGCGCCGACGAGATCGATGGGCGCGGCTACATGATCAAGGGCGGCGGCGCGGCGCTGACGCGCGAGAAGATCGTTGCGGCACAGTCCCGGCGCTTCATCTGCATCGCCGACGCCTCCAAACGCGTGAACACCCTTGGCGCCTTCCCGCTGCCCGTGGAGGTGATCCCGATGGCGGCACGGCGCGTGATCCGCCAGTTCGCACGCCTTGGCGGGGTGGCCCAGGTGCGCGAGAAGGACGGCGTGGCCCTGGTCACCGACAACGGCCAGCACATCATCGACGTGACGGGGCTGCGGATCACCGATCCACTGGGCTTCGAGTCGGAAGTGAATCAATGGCCCGGCGTCGTGACCGTCGGCGTTTTCGCGCACCAGCGCGCCAACATCTGCCTCCTGGGCACGGCGTCCGGCGTGCAGACGCTGCGCTTCGACTGA
- a CDS encoding stereocilin has translation MATSPDLPQPITSDPPDVPDLPVEPDEGPAKQPEPSDPEKPFSIQPK, from the coding sequence ATGGCAACCAGCCCCGATCTTCCTCAGCCCATCACCTCGGACCCACCCGATGTGCCGGACCTGCCGGTCGAGCCCGATGAAGGCCCCGCCAAGCAGCCTGAACCATCCGATCCTGAGAAGCCGTTCTCGATCCAGCCCAAGTGA
- the dnaQ gene encoding DNA polymerase III subunit epsilon, producing MTRQIVLDTETTGLSAENGDRIIELGCVELFNRKLTGNDLHIYFNPQRESHDDALKVHGLTTDFLRDKPKFATLANDVVEYLRDAELIIHNAAFDVGFLNKEFELAGLPPLRSFVGDVTDTLALAKAVYPGKRNSLDALCDRFGVDRSNRTFHGAKLDAQLLADVYINLTRGQDALLIDVAVNEPVQGAIVAVDLRSFILPVLTAADHELAAHEELLLQLDKASNGRTIFRQSAEIAVA from the coding sequence ATGACGCGCCAAATCGTTCTCGACACCGAAACCACGGGCCTTTCGGCCGAGAACGGCGACCGCATCATCGAACTGGGGTGCGTGGAGCTGTTCAATCGCAAGCTCACCGGCAACGACCTGCACATCTACTTCAATCCGCAGCGCGAGAGCCACGATGACGCGCTGAAGGTGCACGGGCTGACGACGGACTTTCTGCGCGACAAGCCCAAGTTCGCAACGCTGGCGAACGACGTGGTCGAGTACCTGCGCGATGCCGAGCTGATCATCCACAACGCGGCCTTCGACGTCGGCTTTCTCAACAAGGAGTTCGAACTCGCCGGACTGCCCCCGTTGCGCAGCTTCGTCGGCGATGTCACCGACACACTGGCGTTGGCCAAAGCGGTCTACCCCGGCAAGCGCAATTCGCTCGATGCGCTGTGCGACCGTTTCGGTGTCGACCGCTCGAACCGGACCTTCCATGGCGCCAAGCTGGATGCGCAACTGCTGGCCGACGTCTACATCAATCTGACGCGCGGCCAGGACGCGTTGCTCATCGACGTTGCCGTCAACGAGCCGGTGCAGGGGGCGATCGTCGCGGTCGACCTGCGCAGCTTCATTCTGCCGGTGCTTACAGCTGCCGATCACGAACTCGCGGCGCACGAAGAGCTGCTGCTGCAGCTCGACAAGGCCAGCAATGGCCGGACGATCTTTCGGCAATCGGCCGAAATTGCTGTGGCATAA
- a CDS encoding phage holin family protein translates to MRLLSLLGLDRRLRRLRIAAGEGALAAEDRAKLLKLAWDEERERLRQVLGLMVAVIGLTTVTVALLSVAVVVHFWDTPNRVPAAWAVAGVWTALWLVAVVALMNTLRRASIAFEPARREFERDWEWVQAHFHLGDEDEERARERPLTREELLARIARQRERIATLEAPAPEPAEPAPDESASAAALRIAREHPVATGAAAAAAAVVIGPRRLLRWAAVIGPVLWRMR, encoded by the coding sequence ATGAGACTGCTGTCCTTGCTTGGGCTGGATAGGCGTTTGCGCCGGCTGCGCATCGCCGCCGGCGAGGGCGCCCTGGCCGCCGAGGACCGTGCAAAGCTGCTGAAGCTGGCGTGGGATGAGGAACGAGAGCGATTGCGGCAGGTGTTGGGCCTCATGGTTGCCGTGATCGGGTTGACGACCGTGACAGTGGCGCTGCTGTCGGTCGCGGTCGTCGTGCACTTCTGGGACACGCCGAACCGCGTCCCCGCAGCTTGGGCCGTGGCGGGGGTGTGGACCGCTCTGTGGCTGGTAGCCGTCGTCGCGCTGATGAACACGCTGCGGCGGGCATCGATTGCCTTCGAGCCGGCACGCCGCGAATTCGAGCGCGACTGGGAATGGGTGCAGGCGCATTTCCACTTGGGCGATGAGGACGAGGAGCGTGCGCGTGAGCGGCCTCTCACCCGCGAGGAACTGCTTGCACGGATCGCGCGCCAGCGGGAGCGGATTGCGACGCTCGAGGCCCCAGCGCCGGAGCCCGCAGAGCCAGCACCCGACGAGTCTGCCAGCGCTGCCGCGCTGCGGATTGCACGCGAGCACCCGGTTGCGACTGGCGCCGCGGCGGCTGCAGCTGCCGTGGTGATCGGCCCGCGCCGCCTGTTGCGCTGGGCGGCGGTGATCGGTCCCGTGCTGTGGCGAATGCGCTGA
- a CDS encoding response regulator transcription factor: MSLIPKKGTVYVVDDDEAVRDSLQWLLEGKDYRVRCFDSAESFLSRYDPREVACLIVDIRMAGMSGIELQDRLIERRSPLPIVVITGHGDVPMAVDSMKKGAMDFIQKPFNDEALVALVERMLEHARGAFAQHQQSASRDALLSKLTGREAQVLERIVAGRLNKQIADDLGISIKTVEAHRANIMEKLNANTVADLLKIALGQAAPAKA; this comes from the coding sequence ATGAGTCTGATTCCGAAGAAGGGCACGGTCTATGTCGTCGACGACGACGAAGCAGTCCGCGACTCGTTGCAATGGCTGCTCGAAGGCAAGGACTACCGCGTTCGCTGCTTCGATTCGGCAGAGTCCTTCCTCTCGCGCTACGACCCCCGCGAGGTCGCCTGCCTCATCGTCGACATCCGCATGGCCGGCATGTCGGGCATCGAGTTGCAGGACCGGCTGATCGAGCGGCGCTCGCCGCTTCCCATCGTCGTCATCACCGGCCACGGCGATGTCCCGATGGCGGTCGACAGCATGAAGAAGGGTGCGATGGACTTCATCCAGAAGCCCTTCAACGACGAGGCCCTGGTGGCGCTGGTCGAACGCATGCTCGAACACGCGCGCGGCGCCTTCGCGCAACACCAGCAGTCGGCCAGCCGCGACGCACTGCTGTCCAAGCTGACCGGCCGCGAAGCCCAGGTGCTGGAGCGCATCGTCGCCGGGCGGCTCAACAAGCAGATCGCCGACGACCTGGGCATCAGCATCAAGACGGTCGAGGCGCATCGCGCCAACATCATGGAAAAGCTCAACGCCAACACCGTGGCGGACCTGCTCAAGATTGCCCTGGGCCAGGCGGCGCCGGCCAAAGCCTGA
- the fdx gene encoding ISC system 2Fe-2S type ferredoxin → MPTIKILPHAEYCPEGAEISAPAGTSICEALLENHINIEHACEMSCACTTCHVIVRKGFESLNESEEGEDDLLDRAWGLEPQSRLSCQAILAQADLTVEIPKYSINHAKENH, encoded by the coding sequence ATGCCAACGATCAAGATACTTCCCCATGCCGAGTACTGTCCCGAGGGCGCCGAGATCAGCGCTCCTGCCGGCACCTCGATCTGCGAGGCGTTGCTCGAGAATCACATCAACATCGAGCATGCCTGCGAGATGAGCTGCGCTTGCACGACCTGCCACGTGATCGTGCGCAAGGGCTTCGAATCGCTCAACGAATCGGAGGAGGGCGAGGACGACCTGCTCGATCGCGCCTGGGGCCTGGAGCCGCAATCGCGGCTCAGCTGCCAGGCGATACTCGCCCAGGCCGACCTCACGGTCGAGATCCCCAAGTACTCGATCAATCACGCCAAAGAAAACCACTGA
- a CDS encoding M3 family metallopeptidase, which produces MTNPLLDFQDLPLFDQIRPKHVAPAVDVLLADAEAALQTVTAPEFPSDWNAIAKVLDVASERFSRAWGAVGHLNAVADTAELRVAYNEAMPRVTAFWTRLGSDERLYAKYKAIDPTTLNAEQRQAHRNAVRNFVLGGAELQGEARKRFAEIQERQAELSQKFSENALDATDAFAYYAKLGELDGLPEDVISAARTAAEAEGKEGYKLTLKMPSYLPVMQFAKSSALREKLYRAYVTRASEFGDPALDNTGLIREILALRQEEAKLLGYPNFGELSIVPKMAESADQVIKFLRDLATKARPFGERDLADLRVFASQQLSIDDPQPWDWSYIGEKLKEARYAFSEQEVKQYFPAPKVMAGLFKIVETLFEVSIRRDSAPVWHRSVEFYRIERQTSEGPQIVGQFYLDPSARAAKRGGAWMDDVRARWLRPDTGSLQTPVAQLVCNFAEGVDGKPPLLTHDDVTTLFHEFGHGLHHMLTQVNERDVSGISGVEWDAVELPSQFMENFCWEWEVLAHMTAHVDTGEPLPRTLFDKMIAAKNFQSGLQTLRQIEFSLFDMLLHTEYDAATAKPGDVMALLAKVRAEVAVMPSPPFSRTPNTFSHIFSGGYAAGYYSYKWAEVLSADAYAAFEETAGANGEPSIETGRRYRKAILEAGGSRTAMESFKAFRGREPQLDALLRHQGMTVAQPA; this is translated from the coding sequence ATGACCAATCCGCTCCTCGACTTTCAGGATCTCCCGTTGTTCGATCAGATCAGGCCGAAGCATGTCGCCCCCGCAGTAGATGTGCTGCTGGCCGACGCCGAGGCCGCCCTGCAAACGGTCACGGCGCCCGAGTTCCCGTCCGACTGGAACGCGATCGCGAAGGTGCTGGATGTCGCTTCGGAACGCTTCAGCCGCGCCTGGGGCGCCGTGGGGCATCTCAACGCCGTCGCCGATACGGCCGAGCTGCGGGTCGCCTACAACGAGGCCATGCCCCGCGTCACAGCCTTCTGGACGCGCCTGGGCTCGGATGAGCGGCTCTACGCCAAGTACAAGGCCATCGACCCGACGACGCTGAATGCGGAGCAGCGCCAGGCGCATCGCAACGCGGTGCGCAACTTCGTGCTTGGTGGCGCCGAGCTGCAAGGAGAGGCCAGGAAGCGCTTCGCCGAGATCCAGGAACGCCAGGCCGAGCTGAGCCAGAAGTTCAGCGAGAACGCGCTGGACGCCACAGATGCCTTTGCCTATTACGCAAAGCTCGGAGAGCTCGACGGACTGCCCGAGGATGTGATCAGCGCCGCGCGCACGGCGGCGGAAGCCGAAGGCAAGGAGGGCTACAAGCTGACGCTGAAGATGCCCTCGTATCTGCCGGTCATGCAGTTCGCCAAGAGCAGTGCACTTCGCGAGAAGCTGTACCGCGCCTACGTCACGCGGGCGAGCGAGTTCGGCGATCCGGCGCTCGACAACACCGGGCTGATTCGCGAGATCCTCGCGCTGCGCCAGGAGGAGGCAAAGCTCCTGGGCTACCCGAATTTCGGCGAGCTCTCGATCGTGCCGAAGATGGCCGAGTCGGCCGATCAGGTCATCAAGTTCCTGCGCGACCTCGCAACCAAGGCCCGGCCTTTCGGCGAGCGCGACCTGGCCGACCTGCGGGTCTTCGCCTCGCAGCAGCTGTCCATCGACGATCCGCAGCCTTGGGACTGGAGCTACATCGGCGAGAAGCTCAAGGAAGCGCGCTACGCCTTCAGCGAACAAGAGGTCAAGCAGTATTTCCCGGCACCGAAGGTGATGGCTGGCTTGTTCAAGATCGTCGAAACCTTGTTCGAGGTCTCGATCCGCCGCGACAGCGCGCCGGTGTGGCATCGCAGCGTCGAGTTCTACCGCATCGAGCGTCAAACCTCGGAAGGTCCGCAGATCGTCGGCCAGTTCTACCTCGATCCGTCCGCCCGCGCCGCCAAGCGCGGCGGCGCCTGGATGGACGACGTGCGTGCCCGCTGGCTGCGCCCCGACACCGGATCGCTGCAGACGCCGGTGGCGCAGCTGGTCTGCAACTTCGCCGAAGGCGTCGACGGCAAGCCGCCGCTGCTCACGCACGACGACGTGACCACGCTGTTCCACGAGTTCGGCCACGGGCTGCACCACATGCTCACGCAGGTGAACGAGCGCGACGTTTCCGGCATCAGCGGCGTGGAATGGGATGCCGTGGAACTCCCCAGCCAGTTCATGGAGAACTTCTGCTGGGAGTGGGAGGTGCTCGCGCACATGACCGCGCACGTCGACACCGGCGAGCCGCTGCCGCGCACGCTGTTCGACAAGATGATCGCGGCCAAGAACTTCCAGAGCGGGCTGCAGACGCTGCGACAGATCGAGTTCTCGCTGTTCGACATGCTGCTGCACACCGAGTACGACGCGGCCACCGCGAAGCCGGGCGACGTGATGGCACTGCTCGCCAAGGTGCGCGCCGAGGTCGCGGTGATGCCATCGCCGCCCTTCAGCCGCACGCCAAACACCTTCAGCCACATCTTCTCGGGCGGCTATGCGGCAGGCTACTACAGCTACAAATGGGCCGAGGTGCTGAGCGCCGACGCCTATGCGGCCTTCGAGGAAACCGCTGGCGCCAATGGCGAGCCGAGCATCGAGACCGGCCGTCGCTACCGCAAGGCGATCCTCGAGGCTGGAGGCAGCCGCACCGCGATGGAGTCTTTCAAGGCCTTCCGCGGCCGCGAGCCGCAGCTCGACGCGCTGCTGCGCCACCAGGGGATGACCGTGGCCCAGCCGGCCTGA
- a CDS encoding glutaredoxin family protein — translation MLHPRLASSALLLLLAAGTALAQPVYRHVDKNGKVTFSDQPPAADAQPAAPRGASAGGAGPALPYELRQVAQRYPVTIYTSEECNPCGAGRSLLVTRGIPFEERTVRTNEDIEALQRLSGQVSLPLLTIGSQQLKGFSDAQWSQFLDAAGYPKSAQLPAGYRNPPAQPLVALQAAPAAPAAAAVPSPAPAPAPAPAPAPAAASAPTPSNPAGIKF, via the coding sequence ATGCTTCACCCACGTCTCGCGAGCTCCGCGCTCTTGTTGCTGCTCGCCGCTGGCACTGCGCTGGCGCAGCCGGTCTATCGCCATGTCGACAAGAACGGCAAGGTCACCTTCTCCGATCAGCCGCCGGCGGCCGATGCCCAGCCCGCCGCGCCGCGCGGCGCCAGCGCCGGCGGTGCCGGGCCGGCTCTCCCCTACGAGCTGCGGCAGGTGGCGCAGCGCTACCCCGTCACGATCTACACCAGCGAGGAATGCAACCCCTGCGGCGCAGGACGCTCGCTGCTGGTGACGCGCGGCATTCCTTTCGAGGAACGCACCGTCAGGACGAACGAGGACATCGAAGCGCTGCAGCGCCTCAGCGGCCAGGTTTCGCTGCCGCTCCTCACCATCGGCTCGCAGCAGCTCAAGGGCTTCTCGGATGCCCAGTGGTCGCAATTTCTCGACGCGGCCGGCTATCCAAAGAGCGCCCAGCTGCCGGCGGGCTACCGCAATCCGCCCGCACAGCCGCTGGTGGCCCTGCAGGCGGCGCCCGCTGCACCTGCCGCCGCCGCCGTACCCAGCCCGGCGCCGGCGCCGGCGCCGGCACCGGCGCCTGCGCCGGCCGCCGCAAGCGCCCCGACGCCGAGCAACCCGGCGGGCATCAAGTTCTGA